A window of the Bradyrhizobium ottawaense genome harbors these coding sequences:
- a CDS encoding NAD(P)-dependent oxidoreductase, translated as MDVGFIGLGHMGAPMARNLLKAGHHLTVYNRTRSKAETLAREGVQVADRVADACQGEILITMLADDPAVEGVVFGDCGALSALRSDAIHISMSTISVALSDHLTEAHGKAGQGYIAAPVFGRPEAAAAAKLFIIAAGADAMLKRCHPLFDAMGQETFVISIRPSEANLVKLSGNFLIASVLESLGEAFALVRKSGIDPHRYLNILTSTLFSAPVYRTYGPIIADEKKPADGFKMSLGLKDIRLALAAADALAVPMPVASLVRDHFIEGVAQGESDADWSGLARLAARRAGL; from the coding sequence ATGGACGTCGGTTTCATCGGGCTCGGCCACATGGGTGCGCCAATGGCGCGGAACCTGCTAAAGGCTGGCCATCATCTCACCGTCTACAATCGCACGCGCAGCAAGGCTGAAACCCTGGCGCGCGAGGGCGTGCAAGTCGCCGACCGCGTTGCCGATGCCTGCCAGGGCGAAATTCTCATCACGATGCTCGCCGACGACCCGGCGGTTGAGGGCGTCGTGTTCGGAGACTGCGGCGCGCTTTCCGCGCTTCGCAGCGATGCCATCCACATTTCCATGAGCACGATCAGCGTGGCGCTGTCCGATCACCTGACTGAGGCGCATGGCAAAGCCGGCCAGGGTTACATCGCCGCGCCTGTGTTCGGGCGGCCGGAGGCTGCGGCGGCAGCCAAGCTTTTCATCATCGCGGCCGGTGCTGACGCGATGCTCAAGCGTTGCCATCCACTGTTTGATGCGATGGGTCAGGAGACTTTTGTCATCAGCATTAGACCCTCCGAGGCCAATCTGGTAAAACTCTCCGGCAATTTCCTGATTGCGTCGGTGCTGGAGTCGCTGGGAGAGGCATTCGCGCTGGTGCGGAAATCCGGTATCGACCCGCACCGTTATCTCAACATTCTGACTAGCACGCTGTTTTCAGCGCCGGTCTATCGGACCTACGGACCGATCATCGCCGACGAGAAGAAACCCGCTGATGGCTTCAAGATGTCGCTCGGGTTGAAGGACATACGGCTGGCGCTCGCCGCAGCCGACGCGCTGGCGGTGCCGATGCCGGTCGCGAGCCTGGTGCGGGATCATTTCATCGAGGGCGTCGCGCAAGGCGAGAGTGACGCCGACTGGTCCGGCCTGGCGCGGCTCGCCGCGCGAAGGGCGGGGCTGTAA